Below is a window of Gammaproteobacteria bacterium DNA.
TCCTATGCAGGACGCACCTACGAAGGAGGTAAAAAGATTGGCTGGCGCGACGGCCTCAGAGCGCTGTGGTGTATCGTCCGGTATAACCTCGGACCGTGAACTGCAGCCGGGCGCCCGATCAGTTCATGATCTTCCAGCTGCCGTCTGCCTGACGGCAGGCCGTGCCGTAGCCCTGATGGGTTTCACCGCCGACGACGATCTCAGTGGTGAATTCACGGCAGGGCGTGCCATCGGAGGCGACTACGGTTTTAGTCGGGGAGGTGCTGCCGCTGTGACCGGTGTTCGGATTGTTCCACGTCGACGTCGCCCCGTCCGTTGTACTCTCCAGTGATATCTGCAGGTTCTCGCCGGCAAGCAGTCGGTCTTTTTCATCCAGCTGTGCACCGATCCGGTCACCCGCTACTGCGCCGAAAGCAGCGCCCAGCATGACAGCGAGGTTCTTGTGTTTGTGGCCTTTGCCCAGACCATAACCGAGCACGGCGCCCAACAGGGCACCAGTCGCGGCACCAGACTGCTGTTTGTTGATGGTGGTTGAACAACCGCCGAGCAGCAGGCTTGCGCTGATAATTCCGACGACGATACCGTTTGTTTTCATGTTGATGCTCCGGTGAATGGGCTTTGTTTCTGCGTAAATCACCTGGTGGGCCAAAAGAATCCTGCTGGTTCGGCCGCACCAGTGCACACGTGAATGCGTCTATTTTACAGCGTTCGCGGTGATTGGAATGTGGTAAATGCCTGGGTTTTTCAAACCGCCTG
It encodes the following:
- a CDS encoding glycosyltransferase family 2 protein, producing the protein SYAGRTYEGGKKIGWRDGLRALWCIVRYNLGP
- a CDS encoding glycine zipper domain-containing protein — its product is MKTNGIVVGIISASLLLGGCSTTINKQQSGAATGALLGAVLGYGLGKGHKHKNLAVMLGAAFGAVAGDRIGAQLDEKDRLLAGENLQISLESTTDGATSTWNNPNTGHSGSTSPTKTVVASDGTPCREFTTEIVVGGETHQGYGTACRQADGSWKIMN